One genomic region from Terriglobus aquaticus encodes:
- a CDS encoding GNAT family N-acetyltransferase yields the protein MAEFTLRRCVSGDEPMLSLVGGASFLEAFADVLDGPDILAHFHKNHSVQAYSKYLAPAENRIYVAEVAPGAAPVGYIVCTAPDFPIETTAEDYELRRIYLLHRFQGCGIGKALMDQAIASGRELGYKRLLLGVYGKNYGAIRFYEKAGFTQIGERFFTVGATTHHDAVMARSL from the coding sequence ATGGCTGAGTTTACTTTGCGCCGATGTGTCTCCGGTGACGAACCGATGTTGTCGCTGGTGGGAGGTGCGAGCTTTCTGGAAGCATTCGCGGATGTGCTGGATGGGCCGGATATCCTAGCGCACTTTCACAAGAATCATTCGGTGCAAGCGTACTCGAAGTATCTGGCGCCTGCGGAGAACCGCATCTACGTTGCGGAGGTTGCGCCGGGTGCGGCACCGGTCGGCTACATCGTATGCACTGCGCCTGACTTCCCAATCGAAACGACGGCTGAAGATTACGAGCTACGGCGCATCTACCTGCTGCACCGCTTCCAAGGGTGCGGCATCGGCAAGGCGCTGATGGACCAGGCGATCGCGTCAGGGCGCGAGCTTGGCTACAAGCGGCTGCTGTTGGGGGTGTACGGCAAGAACTATGGCGCGATCCGGTTTTACGAGAAGGCGGGCTTCACGCAGATCGGCGAACGGTTCTTCACCGTGGGTGCGACGACGCACCATGATGCGGTGATGGCGCGGTCGCTCTGA
- a CDS encoding RidA family protein — MFKHLCRAAVPVALLAAAPLLAQENRHIDAKPEMPFSQAVIAGNTIYIAGQEGPENGKLEGVSIETQTTNAIHAIEKIVTGAGYKMTDLVTVTVFVADLKDVPAMNEIYKKLMPFPRPARATVQVAGLIGNAKIEISAIAVKP; from the coding sequence ATGTTCAAGCACCTGTGCCGTGCTGCCGTTCCCGTTGCCCTGCTGGCCGCAGCGCCGCTCCTGGCTCAAGAGAACCGCCACATCGACGCCAAGCCGGAGATGCCCTTCTCGCAGGCCGTGATCGCGGGCAACACGATCTACATCGCCGGCCAGGAAGGCCCGGAAAACGGCAAGCTGGAAGGCGTCTCCATCGAAACGCAGACGACCAACGCCATTCACGCCATTGAGAAGATTGTCACCGGCGCCGGCTACAAGATGACCGACCTGGTCACCGTAACCGTCTTCGTCGCAGACCTGAAGGACGTGCCCGCCATGAACGAGATCTACAAGAAGCTCATGCCGTTCCCCCGCCCCGCGCGCGCCACCGTGCAGGTCGCCGGCCTCATCGGCAACGCGAAGATCGAGATCTCCGCCATCGCCGTCAAGCCTTAA
- a CDS encoding TonB-dependent receptor, whose protein sequence is MLKLTVAALLCLPVPSGLMAVDQGAAAVATLTVTGSVTDPSGAKLRGARIHIERGAVKADAETDDAGRFSLDVPAGVYRLAITADGFEPYVRESFNVRARMAPLTVALPVATLSEVLTVEANQADTSAGSNGSALVFKGKQLDTLSNDDATFQQQVQALAGGDGQHAPQVYVDGFSGGRFPPKSAIREIRINQNPFSAQYDELGFGRIEIFTKPGSDKLHGYVQVQGNDRSFNALNPFTGAQPPYHMLFVDGNVSGPIGKKTSFFASANYGDQENNAVVNAVVLDSNFATTQLSQAVPNPSVRHDYSVRLDRQMSTNNTLTARYDYNSNNQTNAGVGLLVLQSEGYNSTIATQTLQIGNTQIIGAHRVNETRFQYIRTRTSQIAVDSSPTIVVQGSFNGGGAPSQSLRDNQDRYEFQDYFSLERGKHFLRMGGRYRLLRDSNVSNANFNGQYIFPDLATYQITQRGLAAGLTPAQIRAQGGGATQFSLTAGTPGAALLSGDLGLYADDEWKVTKSVTLNLGLRYESQFGVPDHSDPAPRVGFAWAVHQGDKHPAWFTVRGGTGVFYSRLDGPTLLNTVRQNGILQQSYYLQQPDTYPNIPPVSSLSGVPSTTYSLQPRLRNQYDFTSSIGVERGLGKKGNISATYLHFQSVHQYVSVNVNAPLPGTYNPAVPNSGTRPFGDTANRYEYTGEGSGTSDVFFVNPNYSPVKQVNLWGFYVNQHSHSNSNGASTFASNSYNLAQDFGRTNFNRTNRLFLGANLNLPYGFGLSPFLIATAGMPFNITTGSDNNGDSIYNDRPAFATDLTRASVVRTRFGNFDTSPIAGQRIIPVNYGTGPAFASLQLDLEKNFKFGPRRAPEGVPPPDPNAKPGTPAPKPDPAYQLSFSVEAQNVTNHTNGATPVGVLTSPFFGQSLTLNGNFFNNSAANRTVLLQTAFRF, encoded by the coding sequence ATGCTGAAGCTCACAGTAGCCGCCCTGCTGTGTCTTCCGGTTCCTTCCGGGCTTATGGCCGTTGACCAGGGCGCCGCGGCAGTGGCCACGCTGACCGTGACCGGGTCGGTGACTGACCCCTCCGGGGCCAAGCTGCGCGGAGCAAGAATCCACATCGAGCGTGGCGCGGTGAAGGCAGACGCGGAGACCGATGACGCCGGCCGCTTCTCGCTGGATGTGCCGGCTGGCGTGTACCGCCTGGCGATTACGGCCGACGGCTTTGAGCCGTATGTGCGGGAAAGCTTCAACGTGCGTGCGCGCATGGCTCCGCTTACGGTGGCGCTGCCTGTGGCGACCCTGAGCGAAGTGCTGACGGTGGAGGCCAACCAGGCCGATACAAGCGCGGGGAGCAATGGAAGTGCGCTGGTCTTCAAAGGCAAGCAATTGGATACCTTGTCAAACGACGACGCGACCTTTCAGCAGCAGGTGCAGGCCCTGGCCGGCGGTGACGGACAGCACGCGCCGCAGGTGTATGTGGATGGGTTTTCCGGCGGCAGGTTTCCACCGAAGAGCGCGATCCGCGAGATCCGCATCAACCAGAACCCGTTTTCTGCGCAGTACGACGAGCTTGGGTTTGGGCGCATCGAGATCTTCACCAAGCCCGGCAGTGACAAGCTGCATGGATACGTGCAGGTGCAGGGCAACGATCGCAGCTTCAACGCGCTGAACCCGTTCACGGGCGCACAGCCGCCGTATCACATGCTGTTTGTCGATGGGAATGTGAGCGGGCCGATCGGCAAGAAGACGTCGTTCTTCGCGTCTGCCAACTACGGCGACCAGGAGAACAACGCGGTAGTGAACGCGGTGGTACTGGATTCTAACTTTGCGACGACCCAGCTTTCGCAGGCGGTACCCAATCCTTCGGTGCGGCACGACTACAGCGTTCGGCTGGACCGGCAGATGTCGACCAACAACACCCTGACCGCGCGCTACGACTACAACAGCAACAACCAGACGAATGCGGGTGTGGGATTGCTGGTCTTGCAGAGCGAGGGCTACAACAGCACAATCGCGACGCAGACCTTGCAGATCGGCAACACGCAGATTATCGGTGCGCACCGGGTGAATGAGACGCGCTTCCAGTACATCCGCACACGCACGTCACAAATTGCGGTGGACAGCTCGCCGACGATCGTGGTGCAGGGTTCGTTCAACGGTGGTGGAGCGCCGTCGCAGAGCCTGCGCGACAATCAGGACCGGTATGAGTTCCAGGACTACTTCTCGCTGGAACGCGGCAAGCACTTCTTGCGAATGGGCGGGCGCTATCGATTGTTGCGCGACAGCAATGTGTCGAACGCAAACTTCAACGGGCAATATATCTTTCCGGATCTGGCCACCTACCAGATCACCCAGCGCGGCCTCGCGGCAGGGCTGACGCCTGCGCAGATTCGTGCACAGGGCGGTGGAGCAACGCAGTTCAGCCTGACGGCGGGAACGCCGGGCGCTGCCTTGCTGAGTGGCGACCTGGGCCTGTATGCGGATGATGAGTGGAAGGTGACAAAAAGCGTGACGCTGAATCTGGGCCTGAGGTATGAAAGCCAGTTCGGCGTTCCGGATCACAGCGATCCGGCACCGCGTGTGGGGTTCGCGTGGGCGGTGCACCAGGGCGACAAGCATCCGGCGTGGTTCACGGTGCGGGGTGGCACAGGCGTGTTCTATTCAAGGCTGGATGGTCCGACGCTGCTGAACACCGTCAGGCAGAACGGCATCCTGCAGCAGTCGTATTACTTGCAGCAGCCGGATACCTATCCGAATATCCCGCCGGTGTCATCGCTAAGCGGTGTGCCTTCGACGACGTATAGCCTGCAGCCGCGGCTCCGCAATCAGTACGACTTCACATCGAGTATTGGCGTGGAGCGCGGCCTGGGCAAGAAGGGCAACATCTCCGCGACCTACCTTCATTTTCAGTCCGTGCACCAGTACGTTTCGGTGAACGTGAACGCACCGCTGCCTGGTACCTACAACCCTGCTGTGCCCAACAGCGGGACTCGACCGTTTGGCGATACGGCGAATCGGTATGAGTACACGGGTGAGGGGTCGGGAACGAGCGATGTGTTCTTCGTCAACCCGAACTACTCGCCGGTGAAGCAGGTAAACCTGTGGGGTTTCTATGTGAACCAGCACTCCCACAGCAACTCGAACGGTGCCAGCACCTTCGCGTCGAACTCCTACAACCTGGCGCAGGACTTTGGAAGGACGAACTTCAATCGCACCAACCGGTTGTTCCTGGGAGCGAACCTCAACTTGCCGTACGGCTTTGGCCTGAGCCCGTTTCTGATTGCCACGGCGGGTATGCCGTTCAACATCACGACGGGCAGCGACAACAACGGCGATTCGATCTATAACGATCGCCCAGCGTTTGCGACGGACCTGACGCGCGCTTCTGTGGTGCGTACGCGATTCGGCAACTTCGACACGTCACCCATCGCGGGGCAGCGCATTATCCCGGTCAACTATGGCACCGGGCCGGCGTTCGCATCGCTGCAGTTGGATCTGGAGAAGAATTTCAAGTTCGGACCGCGGCGCGCACCCGAGGGAGTACCGCCGCCGGACCCGAATGCGAAGCCGGGCACGCCGGCGCCGAAGCCGGATCCGGCGTACCAGCTGAGCTTTTCCGTGGAGGCGCAGAACGTGACCAACCACACCAACGGTGCTACGCCGGTGGGCGTGCTGACGTCGCCGTTCTTTGGGCAGTCGTTGACGTTGAACGGCAACTTCTTCAACAACTCCGCCGCGAACCGGACGGTGCTGCTGCAGACGGCGTTTCGGTTTTAG